CTTTTTCTACACCAGAGGCTATTAAAGCAAAAGCCTTTTTAAACATTGCTTCTTTATCTTGATGAACCCTAATTACATCTTCTCTTAACCTTAAAAATTCAGCTAATAATGGGTTAAGACCTGCCATCATCACTGTTCTTCTAAATTTAAGTAACTTTTGCAAAGGCGTACAAACAGCTAATACTACTCTGTTTACCCCTGAAGCCTTAATCTTTTCTGCTGTTTCTTTAATGGTAGGAGGTGTACAACAGGCTTTTATTATCTCTACATGAGTAACTTTAGGAAGTTTTTTTACCCTTTCTGCTAATGTTTCTAAATCTAAATATTTATTAAATTCATCAAAGCACGAGCATATAAATACACCAACCTTTACCTCTTCTCCTTTTACATCTCTTAATGAAGGAGGAGATGGAGGTGAAAAATTGGGGGAACCTAAAAAATCTAAGATTTCAACAGCAGCTCCATAACCTTCCCAAACTGTCTCTGGATTACCTTTTGGCCCTGTAAATTCACCAATAGCAAAAATACCTTCTTTGGTAGTTTTGGCACAAGTAAAAGGCAATTTTTTGCAAAACCCATGCTCTTCAGCTTCTATCCCAGTAATTTTAGAAAGTTTTTCAATTAAAGTTGGAGGTTTTTGACCAGTTATAAGGATAACTAAATTAACTTCTAAATTCCTTTGCTGTTCACCTAATACATATTCAATATTTATATTTTCATCTGATGCCTTTTTTATTTCCAATGAATCTGCCCTAACAATATTCACTCCTTCATTTAATGTCTTTTCATACCAGCGATAATGCCCTTTTCCAAAACCTTTGAATTCTTTTAAAAAAATAGTTACTTCTGTTTGGGGTAAAATCTCCTTTATTTTATGTGCCCTATAAATGGCAGAGATACTGCAATTGTAAGGTTCATATTCAATTCCTTGATTATATTGAGGCGTTACTATAATAGCTATTTTTTTAGGAATTTCACCATCAGAAGGTCTTTTTATTGAATTTTTAACAAGGTTTGTTAATAAAGATTTTCTTGTTAAATCATTTGATTTTACTACATTAATAAATTTGCCATATCCAAATTTGGCTAAATCTTCTTTATTAGGCTCATCAAATTCGGGAGCTAACACAATTGCACCAACATTAAGTTCTATTATTTCATCTGGTCTATTTAACTTTAGACACCCTGTAGGACACACTTTTTCACATTCTCCACACTTTGTACAATGTTCTTGATCAATTATGAATATATTTTCCCAGCCTACTTTAGGCAAAACATAAATAGCCTTTCTGCTTTTACCATTTTCATTTACTTCTACTGGGCATACCCTAATACATGCCTCACATTCTGTACAAGCAAGGTTATTTATATAAGGATCTCTTTTTTTAACCTTTACTTTAAAATTTCCAGGTTCTCCAGAAATTTCTAAAATATCTGCATTATAAAACACTTGTAAGGCACCTAAACCAATAAAAAGTCTTTGAGGCATAGCTCCACATATCCAGCAAAAATCAAAAGGAAGTTGAGTTAATAACTGATTTTTATATTGATCTACATAATCACCTCTATTAAGGATAACACTTTTATATCCTATTTTTCCTAAGGCATAAGCCAATCTATAACCTGCAAGACTTGTCCCATATATAAGAACAGTGCTTTCCTTTGACATATTTGCCTCCTCACAAGAAAATTTCTTGTTTGGCAGGATTGGGTCCTAACTGATAGATACGCTCAGTAAATTCTGTACAAACTTCTGCAAATCTAGGACCTTCAGATGCTCCTATCCAAGAAAGTCTTACCCTTTCTGGTTCTAAACCAAATGTTTTTAATAGTTGTTTAATCATAGCCATTCTTCTTCGCGTATAATAATTTCCTTTTTGATAGTGACAATCTCCAGGATGGCAACCACCAACTAATACACCATCAGCACCATCTAAAAGAGATTTTAAAATAAATACTGGATCCACCCTGCTTGAGCACATTGTTCGAATAACTTTTATATTCGGAGGATATTTAAGCCGACTTACTCCTGCTAAATCAGCTGCTGTATAACTACACCAATTACAAAGAAATGCTACTATATTAGGTTTGAATTCACTCATTACTCTCCTCCTATTCTTCTATTTCATGGAATTCTTCTGTTTCATAAATAGTAAGTGGTAATGCTTCTTCAAGGTCTCTACCAGGAAGATAGTTAAAAAGTTGTTGAAGGTCGCTACCTATTGTTTTGAATATTCTAGCTACAGGAATATTAACAGGACATACATCCTCACACATTCCGCAAGCTACACAAGATGTAGCCATATGTGTCATTCTGCCTAAATGAAAAAGCAAGGTATCCACAGGTAGCTTTATAGTCCCTTTATCTTGAAGCATGTTATAGTAATACATAGGACTATAATCAAAAGTAGCAGACTCAAAAAAACAATCTTTACAATAACAAATCGGACAAACATAAGAACAACAATGACAAGCAATACATCTATCAAAAATTTTAACAAGTCCTTCAATTCCTCTTATTTCTTCTTTGATTCTTTTAGATATATTTTCTTTTTCTTCTTTTCTCTTTTCCAAA
This genomic stretch from Candidatus Desulfofervidus auxilii harbors:
- a CDS encoding FAD-dependent oxidoreductase yields the protein MSKESTVLIYGTSLAGYRLAYALGKIGYKSVILNRGDYVDQYKNQLLTQLPFDFCWICGAMPQRLFIGLGALQVFYNADILEISGEPGNFKVKVKKRDPYINNLACTECEACIRVCPVEVNENGKSRKAIYVLPKVGWENIFIIDQEHCTKCGECEKVCPTGCLKLNRPDEIIELNVGAIVLAPEFDEPNKEDLAKFGYGKFINVVKSNDLTRKSLLTNLVKNSIKRPSDGEIPKKIAIIVTPQYNQGIEYEPYNCSISAIYRAHKIKEILPQTEVTIFLKEFKGFGKGHYRWYEKTLNEGVNIVRADSLEIKKASDENINIEYVLGEQQRNLEVNLVILITGQKPPTLIEKLSKITGIEAEEHGFCKKLPFTCAKTTKEGIFAIGEFTGPKGNPETVWEGYGAAVEILDFLGSPNFSPPSPPSLRDVKGEEVKVGVFICSCFDEFNKYLDLETLAERVKKLPKVTHVEIIKACCTPPTIKETAEKIKASGVNRVVLAVCTPLQKLLKFRRTVMMAGLNPLLAEFLRLREDVIRVHQDKEAMFKKAFALIASGVEKVKQAEAAPPPVDTFDGTALVIGGGIAGLEAALCIAKRGFTVSLVEKNDELGGLSKHLKRDLKGNDIANYVKKLIKEVKENQNINVYLNAEINNIYGYAGHYYAEIKDKENTIHSVHAGVIILATGAKEFNPKGLFLYGEDTRVITQRELEKKLEENTVSAKNVVMIQCVGSRNKEYPYCSRICCAQAIKNALILKEKGIDVTILYRDLTLYGFKEDYHKKALEKGIKFIRFDAQKYPEVKAKDGKLEVQVYDIAKEKDISLEADLVVLSVGIVPNVENNKRLARLLNYKLDQDGFFDTDTNAYPYEEAIKKIMKPFELSTNGIFPIGLAHSPRNFEETILTAKDAVGKILTFLAKKKLPAPNAMFVSAVKESKCVGCGICVEVCPYNAREIDEEKGIAKVRPFLCDACGACVVACPSEAAYLRSARGEMMIPSIDALLR
- a CDS encoding hydrogenase iron-sulfur subunit encodes the protein MSEFKPNIVAFLCNWCSYTAADLAGVSRLKYPPNIKVIRTMCSSRVDPVFILKSLLDGADGVLVGGCHPGDCHYQKGNYYTRRRMAMIKQLLKTFGLEPERVRLSWIGASEGPRFAEVCTEFTERIYQLGPNPAKQEIFL